Proteins from a single region of Carassius gibelio isolate Cgi1373 ecotype wild population from Czech Republic chromosome A5, carGib1.2-hapl.c, whole genome shotgun sequence:
- the LOC127995503 gene encoding general transcription factor II-I repeat domain-containing protein 1-like isoform X3 produces the protein MAQIRKLGCDGMRTNSRPELKVPQVSTRQEILTSLVSALDSVCSAMSKLNAEVACVTVHEDSVIAVGTEKGRIFLNSRKEIQTDFHKFCKVSCLQALTAMNSHAKAPDVDCSRTSKDCGQQSRQRALPDTHSNIFVLRKMVEEVFSVLYSEAVGKSSLVPVPYDWILKEPSSVVVYGLPDGVTLRKPSEYDTKTLMKILEQSNRIRFIVKRTPEEPSRDAKSCPEVNHHSSASKSVSNHASVKPSTQEASASNSMLSSFLYGMPMSSQPHPDSKLDLKPTSLHSIGKERLGMWPSADEKAVQAKECADNGERVGLAADLTQSPPSIHVSKRLLFSIVHEKSEKWDSFIRETEDINTLRECVQILFNSRYAEALGLDHMVPVPYRKIACDPEAVEIIGIPDKIPFKRPCTYGVPKLKRILEERHAVRFVVRRMFDERIFTAAGKVAKEEGKQDGAAPEDGFPDGLRVPSSSLELVSNTHSSRSTSSCVSPLAECEAGPSGDCLPLKKIKTEPPDGEIIQVTVPESNTCTEELSEPQAERVTPDLCRPKEPVAEDLTPKSTTQGLKRAVEDIGEMILQLRNQVESLFSSKYSEALGLPEPSKVPYSKFQMYPDDLYVTGLPEGMTFRRPNCFGAAKLQKILAASSQITFVINRPELLTEQVKHEGVSKTTSDSAETDSKDQSDDPGPASKRPGFSDSLEAKLSRIDLANTLREQVQDLFNRKYGEALGIKYPVQVPYKRIKSNPGSVIIEGLPPGIPFRKPCTFGSQNLERILAVADKISFSITRPFQGLIPKPAPRRITILKKGFTPISEEDEVNRMGEKVILREQVKELFNKKYGEALGLDRSVIVPYKLIRANPGSLEVCGLPDDIPFRNPNTYDIVRLEKILQAQDEIIINIKTPLQPFTELCSQSCNKEGKEVSTNRRKRKRVLDNSQASMPSGADSTLSTNQIPVMQWPMYMVDYSGVNVQVPGKVKY, from the exons ATGGCACAGATACGGAAGCTTGGCTGTGATGGGATGAGGACCAACTCTCGGCCAGAGCTCAAAGTTCCCCAAGTGTCAACCAGACAAGAAATCCTCACCAGCCTAGTGTCTGCCCTGGACTCTGTG TGCTCTGCCATGTCTAAGCTCAATGCTGAGGTGGCCTGTGTCACTGTGCATGAAGACAGCGTGATCGCTGTGGGAACAGAGAAGGGGAGAATCTTCCTAAACTCCAGAAAGGAAATACAGACAGACTTTCACAAGTTCTGCA AAGTGTCCTGTCTGCAAGCATTGACCGCCATGAACTCCCACGCCAAAGCTCCTGATGTGGACTGCAGCAGGACTAGCAAAGACTGTGGGCAGCAGAGCAGACAGAGAGCCTTACCAGACACTCATTCCAACATCTTCGTCCTGAGGAAGATGGTGGAGGAGGTGTTCAGCGTGCTTTATA GTGAGGCTGTTGGGAAGAGCAGCCTGGTCCCTGTGCCTTATGACTGGATTCTCAAGGAGCCCAGCTCAGTGGTTGTTTACGGCCTGCCTGATGGTGTAACTCTGAGAAAGCCTTCAGAATACGACACCAAGACCTTAATGAAGATCTTAGAGCAGAGCAACCGCATCCGCTTCATTGTCAAAAG aaCACCAGAGGAACCCTCTCGGGATGCCAAATCCTGTCCGGAAGTCAACCATCACTCTTCAGCCTCAAAGAGCGTAAGCAACCACGCCTCTGTCAAACCCTCCACACAGGAAGCGTCTGCTAGCAACTCCATGCTCTCCAGCTTCCTGTACGGCATGCCCATGTCCTCCCAGCCTCACCCAGACAGCAAGCTGGACCTGAAGCCCACATCACTGCACAGCATAGGTAAAGAGCGGCTGGGCATGTGGCCGTCCGCTGACGAGAAAGCGGTTCAGGCCAAGGAATGTGCTGACAATG GCGAGCGAGTAGGGCTGGCAGCGGATCTTACTCAGAGTCCTCCCAGCATCCATGTCTCCAAGCGCCTTCTGTTCTCCATAGTGCATGAAAAATCAG AAAAATGGGATTCGTTCATCAGGGAGACTGAGGATATCAACACCCTTCGAGAATGTGTTCAGATCCTCTTCAACAGTAGATATG CTGAAGCGCTAGGCCTGGATCACATGGTTCCTGTGCCATACCGGAAAATCGCCTGTGATCCCGAGGCGGTAGAGATCATTGGAATTCCAGACAAGATTCCCTTCAAGAGACCCTGCACTTACGGTGTGCCTAAACTCAAACGGATCCTGGAAGAAAGGCATGCTGTCCGCTTTGTTGTCAGAAG aaTGTTTGATGAGCGAATTTTTACTG CTGCTGGTAAAGTAGCCAAGGAAGAGGGCAAACAGGATGGTGCCGCCCCTGAGGACGGATTCCCAGATGGCCTCAGGGTCCCAAGCTCTTCTCTAGAGCTGGTCAGCAACACTCACAGTAGCAG atcaaCAAGCTCCTGTGTCAGTCCTTTGGCTGAGTGTGAAGCAG GGCCATCTGGGGACTGTCTGCCTTTGAAAAAGATCAAAACGGAGCCCCCAGATGGTGAAATTATCCAGGTGACAGTGCCAG AGTCCAATACTTGTACAGAAGAGCTAAGTGAGCCTCAGGCCGAGCGGGTGACCCCTGACCTCTGTCGTCCCAAGGAGCCTGTAGCAG AAGATTTAACGCCGAAGTCTACAACACAAGGGCTCAAGAGAGCTGTTGAAG ACATCGGAGAGATGATCCTTCAGCTGCGGAATCAAGTCGAGAGCTTGTTCAGCTCCAAGTACA GTGAGGCTCTCGGTCTGCCTGAACCGTCTAAAGTGCCGTATTCCAAGTTCCAGATGTATCCAGATGACCTGTATGTCACAGGGCTGCCAGAAGGGATGACTTTTCGAAGACCGAACTGTTTTGGAGCAGCAAAACTTCAGAAGATTCTTGCCGCCAGTAGTCAGATTACATTTGTCATAAACAG GCCAGAATTGTTGACAGAACAGGTCAAACATGAAGGTGTCTCTAAAACAACCTCCGATTCAG CAGAGACTGACTCCAAAGACCAATCAGATGACCCGGGACCTGCCTCTAAAAGACCAGGATTCTCAG ACAGTCTAGAGGCCAAGCTCTCCCGTATCGACTTGGCGAATACTCTGCGAGAGCAGGTCCAAGACCTGTTCAACAGGAAATACGGCGAGGCACTGGGCATTAAGTATCCTGTGCAAGTGCCTTACAAGAGGATCAAGAGTAACCCCGGCTCAGTGATTATCGAGGGCTTGCCCCCTGGCATCCCCTTCAGAAAACCCTGTACCTTCGGCTCACAGAATCTAGAGAGGATATTAGCGGTGGCCGACAAGATCTCTTTCAGCATTACAAG ACCTTTCCAAGGGCTTATTCCCAAGCCAG CACCACGGCGAATAACAATATTGAAGAAAGGTTTCACCCCAATAAGTG AAGAAGATGAGGTCAACCGGATGGGAGAGAAAGTGATATTAAGGGAACAAGTCAAAGAGCTCTTCAATAAAAAATATG GTGAAGCTTTGGGTCTGGACCGCTCAGTCATTGTTCCATACAAATTAATCCGTGCCAATCCAGGCTCACTGGAAGTGTGTGGACTTCCCGATGATATTCCCTTCAGGAATCCTAATACTTATGACATAGTTCGGTTGGAAAAAATCCTGCAAGCCCAAGATGAAATTATCATCAACATCAAAACCCCTCTACA GCCTTTTACAGAGTTGTGTTCTCAATCTTGTAATAAAG AAGGTAAAGAAGTGTCTACAAATCGACGCAAACGTAAACGAGTACTTGACAACAGTCAAGCATCCATGCCTTCTGGAGCAGACTCAACactatcaaccaatcagattccTGTCATG cagtggCCCATGTACATGGTGGACTATAGCGGAGTGAATGTTCAAGTTCCTGGAAAAGTCAAATACTAA
- the LOC127995503 gene encoding general transcription factor II-I repeat domain-containing protein 1-like isoform X1: protein MAQIRKLGCDGMRTNSRPELKVPQVSTRQEILTSLVSALDSVCSAMSKLNAEVACVTVHEDSVIAVGTEKGRIFLNSRKEIQTDFHKFCKVSCLQALTAMNSHAKAPDVDCSRTSKDCGQQSRQRALPDTHSNIFVLRKMVEEVFSVLYSEAVGKSSLVPVPYDWILKEPSSVVVYGLPDGVTLRKPSEYDTKTLMKILEQSNRIRFIVKRTPEEPSRDAKSCPEVNHHSSASKSVSNHASVKPSTQEASASNSMLSSFLYGMPMSSQPHPDSKLDLKPTSLHSIGKERLGMWPSADEKAVQAKECADNGERVGLAADLTQSPPSIHVSKRLLFSIVHEKSEKWDSFIRETEDINTLRECVQILFNSRYAEALGLDHMVPVPYRKIACDPEAVEIIGIPDKIPFKRPCTYGVPKLKRILEERHAVRFVVRRMFDERIFTAAGKVAKEEGKQDGAAPEDGFPDGLRVPSSSLELVSNTHSSRSTSSCVSPLAECEAGPSGDCLPLKKIKTEPPDGEIIQVTVPESNTCTEELSEPQAERVTPDLCRPKEPVAEDLTPKSTTQGLKRAVEEDIGEMILQLRNQVESLFSSKYSEALGLPEPSKVPYSKFQMYPDDLYVTGLPEGMTFRRPNCFGAAKLQKILAASSQITFVINRPELLTEQVKHEGVSKTTSDSAETDSKDQSDDPGPASKRPGFSDSLEAKLSRIDLANTLREQVQDLFNRKYGEALGIKYPVQVPYKRIKSNPGSVIIEGLPPGIPFRKPCTFGSQNLERILAVADKISFSITRPFQGLIPKPAPRRITILKKGFTPISEEDEVNRMGEKVILREQVKELFNKKYGEALGLDRSVIVPYKLIRANPGSLEVCGLPDDIPFRNPNTYDIVRLEKILQAQDEIIINIKTPLQPFTELCSQSCNKEGKEVSTNRRKRKRVLDNSQASMPSGADSTLSTNQIPVMQWPMYMVDYSGVNVQVPGKVKY, encoded by the exons ATGGCACAGATACGGAAGCTTGGCTGTGATGGGATGAGGACCAACTCTCGGCCAGAGCTCAAAGTTCCCCAAGTGTCAACCAGACAAGAAATCCTCACCAGCCTAGTGTCTGCCCTGGACTCTGTG TGCTCTGCCATGTCTAAGCTCAATGCTGAGGTGGCCTGTGTCACTGTGCATGAAGACAGCGTGATCGCTGTGGGAACAGAGAAGGGGAGAATCTTCCTAAACTCCAGAAAGGAAATACAGACAGACTTTCACAAGTTCTGCA AAGTGTCCTGTCTGCAAGCATTGACCGCCATGAACTCCCACGCCAAAGCTCCTGATGTGGACTGCAGCAGGACTAGCAAAGACTGTGGGCAGCAGAGCAGACAGAGAGCCTTACCAGACACTCATTCCAACATCTTCGTCCTGAGGAAGATGGTGGAGGAGGTGTTCAGCGTGCTTTATA GTGAGGCTGTTGGGAAGAGCAGCCTGGTCCCTGTGCCTTATGACTGGATTCTCAAGGAGCCCAGCTCAGTGGTTGTTTACGGCCTGCCTGATGGTGTAACTCTGAGAAAGCCTTCAGAATACGACACCAAGACCTTAATGAAGATCTTAGAGCAGAGCAACCGCATCCGCTTCATTGTCAAAAG aaCACCAGAGGAACCCTCTCGGGATGCCAAATCCTGTCCGGAAGTCAACCATCACTCTTCAGCCTCAAAGAGCGTAAGCAACCACGCCTCTGTCAAACCCTCCACACAGGAAGCGTCTGCTAGCAACTCCATGCTCTCCAGCTTCCTGTACGGCATGCCCATGTCCTCCCAGCCTCACCCAGACAGCAAGCTGGACCTGAAGCCCACATCACTGCACAGCATAGGTAAAGAGCGGCTGGGCATGTGGCCGTCCGCTGACGAGAAAGCGGTTCAGGCCAAGGAATGTGCTGACAATG GCGAGCGAGTAGGGCTGGCAGCGGATCTTACTCAGAGTCCTCCCAGCATCCATGTCTCCAAGCGCCTTCTGTTCTCCATAGTGCATGAAAAATCAG AAAAATGGGATTCGTTCATCAGGGAGACTGAGGATATCAACACCCTTCGAGAATGTGTTCAGATCCTCTTCAACAGTAGATATG CTGAAGCGCTAGGCCTGGATCACATGGTTCCTGTGCCATACCGGAAAATCGCCTGTGATCCCGAGGCGGTAGAGATCATTGGAATTCCAGACAAGATTCCCTTCAAGAGACCCTGCACTTACGGTGTGCCTAAACTCAAACGGATCCTGGAAGAAAGGCATGCTGTCCGCTTTGTTGTCAGAAG aaTGTTTGATGAGCGAATTTTTACTG CTGCTGGTAAAGTAGCCAAGGAAGAGGGCAAACAGGATGGTGCCGCCCCTGAGGACGGATTCCCAGATGGCCTCAGGGTCCCAAGCTCTTCTCTAGAGCTGGTCAGCAACACTCACAGTAGCAG atcaaCAAGCTCCTGTGTCAGTCCTTTGGCTGAGTGTGAAGCAG GGCCATCTGGGGACTGTCTGCCTTTGAAAAAGATCAAAACGGAGCCCCCAGATGGTGAAATTATCCAGGTGACAGTGCCAG AGTCCAATACTTGTACAGAAGAGCTAAGTGAGCCTCAGGCCGAGCGGGTGACCCCTGACCTCTGTCGTCCCAAGGAGCCTGTAGCAG AAGATTTAACGCCGAAGTCTACAACACAAGGGCTCAAGAGAGCTGTTGAAG AAGACATCGGAGAGATGATCCTTCAGCTGCGGAATCAAGTCGAGAGCTTGTTCAGCTCCAAGTACA GTGAGGCTCTCGGTCTGCCTGAACCGTCTAAAGTGCCGTATTCCAAGTTCCAGATGTATCCAGATGACCTGTATGTCACAGGGCTGCCAGAAGGGATGACTTTTCGAAGACCGAACTGTTTTGGAGCAGCAAAACTTCAGAAGATTCTTGCCGCCAGTAGTCAGATTACATTTGTCATAAACAG GCCAGAATTGTTGACAGAACAGGTCAAACATGAAGGTGTCTCTAAAACAACCTCCGATTCAG CAGAGACTGACTCCAAAGACCAATCAGATGACCCGGGACCTGCCTCTAAAAGACCAGGATTCTCAG ACAGTCTAGAGGCCAAGCTCTCCCGTATCGACTTGGCGAATACTCTGCGAGAGCAGGTCCAAGACCTGTTCAACAGGAAATACGGCGAGGCACTGGGCATTAAGTATCCTGTGCAAGTGCCTTACAAGAGGATCAAGAGTAACCCCGGCTCAGTGATTATCGAGGGCTTGCCCCCTGGCATCCCCTTCAGAAAACCCTGTACCTTCGGCTCACAGAATCTAGAGAGGATATTAGCGGTGGCCGACAAGATCTCTTTCAGCATTACAAG ACCTTTCCAAGGGCTTATTCCCAAGCCAG CACCACGGCGAATAACAATATTGAAGAAAGGTTTCACCCCAATAAGTG AAGAAGATGAGGTCAACCGGATGGGAGAGAAAGTGATATTAAGGGAACAAGTCAAAGAGCTCTTCAATAAAAAATATG GTGAAGCTTTGGGTCTGGACCGCTCAGTCATTGTTCCATACAAATTAATCCGTGCCAATCCAGGCTCACTGGAAGTGTGTGGACTTCCCGATGATATTCCCTTCAGGAATCCTAATACTTATGACATAGTTCGGTTGGAAAAAATCCTGCAAGCCCAAGATGAAATTATCATCAACATCAAAACCCCTCTACA GCCTTTTACAGAGTTGTGTTCTCAATCTTGTAATAAAG AAGGTAAAGAAGTGTCTACAAATCGACGCAAACGTAAACGAGTACTTGACAACAGTCAAGCATCCATGCCTTCTGGAGCAGACTCAACactatcaaccaatcagattccTGTCATG cagtggCCCATGTACATGGTGGACTATAGCGGAGTGAATGTTCAAGTTCCTGGAAAAGTCAAATACTAA
- the LOC127995503 gene encoding general transcription factor II-I repeat domain-containing protein 1-like isoform X2, with protein MAQIRKLGCDGMRTNSRPELKVPQVSTRQEILTSLVSALDSVCSAMSKLNAEVACVTVHEDSVIAVGTEKGRIFLNSRKEIQTDFHKFCKVSCLQALTAMNSHAKAPDVDCSRTSKDCGQQSRQRALPDTHSNIFVLRKMVEEVFSVLYSEAVGKSSLVPVPYDWILKEPSSVVVYGLPDGVTLRKPSEYDTKTLMKILEQSNRIRFIVKRTPEEPSRDAKSCPEVNHHSSASKSVSNHASVKPSTQEASASNSMLSSFLYGMPMSSQPHPDSKLDLKPTSLHSIGKERLGMWPSADEKAVQAKECADNGERVGLAADLTQSPPSIHVSKRLLFSIVHEKSEKWDSFIRETEDINTLRECVQILFNSRYAEALGLDHMVPVPYRKIACDPEAVEIIGIPDKIPFKRPCTYGVPKLKRILEERHAVRFVVRRMFDERIFTAAGKVAKEEGKQDGAAPEDGFPDGLRVPSSSLELVSNTHSSRSTSSCVSPLAECEAGPSGDCLPLKKIKTEPPDGEIIQVTVPESNTCTEELSEPQAERVTPDLCRPKEPVAEDLTPKSTTQGLKRAVEEDIGEMILQLRNQVESLFSSKYSEALGLPEPSKVPYSKFQMYPDDLYVTGLPEGMTFRRPNCFGAAKLQKILAASSQITFVINRPELLTEQVKHEGVSKTTSDSETDSKDQSDDPGPASKRPGFSDSLEAKLSRIDLANTLREQVQDLFNRKYGEALGIKYPVQVPYKRIKSNPGSVIIEGLPPGIPFRKPCTFGSQNLERILAVADKISFSITRPFQGLIPKPAPRRITILKKGFTPISEEDEVNRMGEKVILREQVKELFNKKYGEALGLDRSVIVPYKLIRANPGSLEVCGLPDDIPFRNPNTYDIVRLEKILQAQDEIIINIKTPLQPFTELCSQSCNKEGKEVSTNRRKRKRVLDNSQASMPSGADSTLSTNQIPVMQWPMYMVDYSGVNVQVPGKVKY; from the exons ATGGCACAGATACGGAAGCTTGGCTGTGATGGGATGAGGACCAACTCTCGGCCAGAGCTCAAAGTTCCCCAAGTGTCAACCAGACAAGAAATCCTCACCAGCCTAGTGTCTGCCCTGGACTCTGTG TGCTCTGCCATGTCTAAGCTCAATGCTGAGGTGGCCTGTGTCACTGTGCATGAAGACAGCGTGATCGCTGTGGGAACAGAGAAGGGGAGAATCTTCCTAAACTCCAGAAAGGAAATACAGACAGACTTTCACAAGTTCTGCA AAGTGTCCTGTCTGCAAGCATTGACCGCCATGAACTCCCACGCCAAAGCTCCTGATGTGGACTGCAGCAGGACTAGCAAAGACTGTGGGCAGCAGAGCAGACAGAGAGCCTTACCAGACACTCATTCCAACATCTTCGTCCTGAGGAAGATGGTGGAGGAGGTGTTCAGCGTGCTTTATA GTGAGGCTGTTGGGAAGAGCAGCCTGGTCCCTGTGCCTTATGACTGGATTCTCAAGGAGCCCAGCTCAGTGGTTGTTTACGGCCTGCCTGATGGTGTAACTCTGAGAAAGCCTTCAGAATACGACACCAAGACCTTAATGAAGATCTTAGAGCAGAGCAACCGCATCCGCTTCATTGTCAAAAG aaCACCAGAGGAACCCTCTCGGGATGCCAAATCCTGTCCGGAAGTCAACCATCACTCTTCAGCCTCAAAGAGCGTAAGCAACCACGCCTCTGTCAAACCCTCCACACAGGAAGCGTCTGCTAGCAACTCCATGCTCTCCAGCTTCCTGTACGGCATGCCCATGTCCTCCCAGCCTCACCCAGACAGCAAGCTGGACCTGAAGCCCACATCACTGCACAGCATAGGTAAAGAGCGGCTGGGCATGTGGCCGTCCGCTGACGAGAAAGCGGTTCAGGCCAAGGAATGTGCTGACAATG GCGAGCGAGTAGGGCTGGCAGCGGATCTTACTCAGAGTCCTCCCAGCATCCATGTCTCCAAGCGCCTTCTGTTCTCCATAGTGCATGAAAAATCAG AAAAATGGGATTCGTTCATCAGGGAGACTGAGGATATCAACACCCTTCGAGAATGTGTTCAGATCCTCTTCAACAGTAGATATG CTGAAGCGCTAGGCCTGGATCACATGGTTCCTGTGCCATACCGGAAAATCGCCTGTGATCCCGAGGCGGTAGAGATCATTGGAATTCCAGACAAGATTCCCTTCAAGAGACCCTGCACTTACGGTGTGCCTAAACTCAAACGGATCCTGGAAGAAAGGCATGCTGTCCGCTTTGTTGTCAGAAG aaTGTTTGATGAGCGAATTTTTACTG CTGCTGGTAAAGTAGCCAAGGAAGAGGGCAAACAGGATGGTGCCGCCCCTGAGGACGGATTCCCAGATGGCCTCAGGGTCCCAAGCTCTTCTCTAGAGCTGGTCAGCAACACTCACAGTAGCAG atcaaCAAGCTCCTGTGTCAGTCCTTTGGCTGAGTGTGAAGCAG GGCCATCTGGGGACTGTCTGCCTTTGAAAAAGATCAAAACGGAGCCCCCAGATGGTGAAATTATCCAGGTGACAGTGCCAG AGTCCAATACTTGTACAGAAGAGCTAAGTGAGCCTCAGGCCGAGCGGGTGACCCCTGACCTCTGTCGTCCCAAGGAGCCTGTAGCAG AAGATTTAACGCCGAAGTCTACAACACAAGGGCTCAAGAGAGCTGTTGAAG AAGACATCGGAGAGATGATCCTTCAGCTGCGGAATCAAGTCGAGAGCTTGTTCAGCTCCAAGTACA GTGAGGCTCTCGGTCTGCCTGAACCGTCTAAAGTGCCGTATTCCAAGTTCCAGATGTATCCAGATGACCTGTATGTCACAGGGCTGCCAGAAGGGATGACTTTTCGAAGACCGAACTGTTTTGGAGCAGCAAAACTTCAGAAGATTCTTGCCGCCAGTAGTCAGATTACATTTGTCATAAACAG GCCAGAATTGTTGACAGAACAGGTCAAACATGAAGGTGTCTCTAAAACAACCTCCGATTCAG AGACTGACTCCAAAGACCAATCAGATGACCCGGGACCTGCCTCTAAAAGACCAGGATTCTCAG ACAGTCTAGAGGCCAAGCTCTCCCGTATCGACTTGGCGAATACTCTGCGAGAGCAGGTCCAAGACCTGTTCAACAGGAAATACGGCGAGGCACTGGGCATTAAGTATCCTGTGCAAGTGCCTTACAAGAGGATCAAGAGTAACCCCGGCTCAGTGATTATCGAGGGCTTGCCCCCTGGCATCCCCTTCAGAAAACCCTGTACCTTCGGCTCACAGAATCTAGAGAGGATATTAGCGGTGGCCGACAAGATCTCTTTCAGCATTACAAG ACCTTTCCAAGGGCTTATTCCCAAGCCAG CACCACGGCGAATAACAATATTGAAGAAAGGTTTCACCCCAATAAGTG AAGAAGATGAGGTCAACCGGATGGGAGAGAAAGTGATATTAAGGGAACAAGTCAAAGAGCTCTTCAATAAAAAATATG GTGAAGCTTTGGGTCTGGACCGCTCAGTCATTGTTCCATACAAATTAATCCGTGCCAATCCAGGCTCACTGGAAGTGTGTGGACTTCCCGATGATATTCCCTTCAGGAATCCTAATACTTATGACATAGTTCGGTTGGAAAAAATCCTGCAAGCCCAAGATGAAATTATCATCAACATCAAAACCCCTCTACA GCCTTTTACAGAGTTGTGTTCTCAATCTTGTAATAAAG AAGGTAAAGAAGTGTCTACAAATCGACGCAAACGTAAACGAGTACTTGACAACAGTCAAGCATCCATGCCTTCTGGAGCAGACTCAACactatcaaccaatcagattccTGTCATG cagtggCCCATGTACATGGTGGACTATAGCGGAGTGAATGTTCAAGTTCCTGGAAAAGTCAAATACTAA